The Longimicrobium sp. genome contains the following window.
AGGCCAGCGCCAGCACGATCCCCGGGCTGGCGTAGGCGATGGGGATTCCCCACCCCGCCAGCGCCGCGCCCGCCGGCTCCTGCGGGCCGAAGAGGATCACCAGCATCAGCCCCGCCACCAACGTGGGGACGGCGAAGGGCAGGTCGACGATGGCGTCCAGCGTTTCGCGCCCCGGAAAGCGGTGGCGCACCAGCAGCCACGCCGTCGCCGTTCCCATCACGGCGTTCAGCGCCGCGACGAGTGCGGCGGTCCACAGGGTCCGCAGCACCGCGTCGGCGGCGGCGGGGGCGCTGATCGCCTCCCACACGCCGCCGAACCCGGCCGTGGCCCCACGCGCCACCACGGCCGCCAGCGGCACCGCCACCAGCAGCCCGACGGCGAAGATGAACATCGACCGTACCGCGACCCCGCCGCGCCCGGGCCGCAGCACGGGCGAGCCGGCACTCACTGCGCGGACCTCACGTCGGCCGAGGCGCGGTCGAACAGGGCACCCTTGTCGAAGATGCTCCTGGTCACCGCCGGCCAGCCGCCCAGGTCGGCGATGGTGAACAGGTCCGGAATGGCCGGATACTGCGCCGCCGTCTCGCGCGCCACGTTCTGGTCGATGGCGCGAAGGCCGTAGCGGGCGTACATCCGCTGCACTTCCGGCGTCTGCAGGAACGCCACGAACGCCTCGGCTACGTCGCGGGTGCCGTGCTTCTCCACGTACTCGTCGACGATCGCCACGGGGTTCTCGATGAGGATGGTGGAGCTGGGGATCACGTAGTCCATCGCCTTCCCGGCCTGACGCGCCACCAGCACCTCGTTCTCGTAGGTGATGGCCACGTCGCCCACGCCGCCCTCGAAGGTGAGCATGGACTCGCGCGCGCCCTTGTCCATGATGGACACGTGGCCCAGCACGTCGCGCAGCACCGCCTCGGGCTGCGCGCCGCCGCCGGCCTTGCCGCGCGACACGGCGCCGTACAGCGCGGCGATGTTCCACATGGCGCCACCGCTGGTGCGCGGGCTGGGCGTGAGCACCTGCACGCCTGCGCGACGGAGGTCGTCCCAGTCGCGGATCGCCTTGGGATTGCCGGGGCGCACGCCCAGGACGACGACGGAGCGCGACACCATTCCGCCCGCGGGCCCGGCCTTCCAGTCGTGGGTGATGAGCCCCGCGTCGGCGATCTTCTGGACGTCGGGCTCCAGCGAAAGGGCCACCACGTCGGCCTCGAAGCCGCCGATGACGGCGCGCGACTGGGCGCCGCTCCCCAGGTAGCTTTCCTGGAACTTCACCTCCTGCCCCGTCCTGGCCTTCCAGTGCCGCTGGAAGGCGGGGATGATCTCGCGCCCGTACACCTCGCGCGGGGTGGTGTAGGCGCCCAGCACCAGGGTGCGCACCGCCGGGGCCTTGGCGGCGCCCTCGGTGCTGCTGCCGCCGTCGCCGCAGGCAGCCGCCAGCAGGAGCGCGGCGGCGGTCAGAACTCGCTTCATGGGATTCGTGGATGTGATGAGTTTCATGGTCAGAACGCCACCTGCATGCGCCCGATGACGGCGTTCTCGGCCGGGCGCGCGGTCGCGGTGCCGAAGGGGTCGAAGGTGGTGTGCTCGTACGAGAGCAGCACGCGCACGGC
Protein-coding sequences here:
- a CDS encoding sulfate ABC transporter substrate-binding protein, with the protein product MKRVLTAAALLLAAACGDGGSSTEGAAKAPAVRTLVLGAYTTPREVYGREIIPAFQRHWKARTGQEVKFQESYLGSGAQSRAVIGGFEADVVALSLEPDVQKIADAGLITHDWKAGPAGGMVSRSVVVLGVRPGNPKAIRDWDDLRRAGVQVLTPSPRTSGGAMWNIAALYGAVSRGKAGGGAQPEAVLRDVLGHVSIMDKGARESMLTFEGGVGDVAITYENEVLVARQAGKAMDYVIPSSTILIENPVAIVDEYVEKHGTRDVAEAFVAFLQTPEVQRMYARYGLRAIDQNVARETAAQYPAIPDLFTIADLGGWPAVTRSIFDKGALFDRASADVRSAQ
- a CDS encoding ABC transporter permease — encoded protein: MSAGSPVLRPGRGGVAVRSMFIFAVGLLVAVPLAAVVARGATAGFGGVWEAISAPAAADAVLRTLWTAALVAALNAVMGTATAWLLVRHRFPGRETLDAIVDLPFAVPTLVAGLMLVILFGPQEPAGAALAGWGIPIAYASPGIVLALAFVTLPFVVRAVEPVLRELDPAEEEAAETLGAGRWTVFRRVTLPALVPAIAYGTVQSFARGLAEFGSIIVVSGNIPFRSLTAPVLVFGEVEAGRTAEASAISLVLLVLALALAVVAHGLRRRAGGTGA